One window from the genome of Paraclostridium sordellii encodes:
- a CDS encoding FAD-dependent oxidoreductase, whose translation MKVLVIGGVAAGTKTAAKLKRENRDLDVTLITKGENISYAGCGLPYYVGGVIENKSDLIVNTPKSFSDLTQVEVKTGIEALSIDRDKKIVNAINLNNNEEVKFNYDKLVIATGADPVKPPIEGIDLEGVYYMRTPNDAIAVREVVETDNIKRAVVVGGGFIGLEVAENLHEMGVKTTLVEAMDHIMPGFDDEVCSYVEDELMENGIMVLTGERLISIEGDNKVKKVRTDKRAMKADMIVMAVGIRANTKIASDCGLELETNKTIKVNEYMQTNDEDIYAVGDCVTVKNILSGKPTWSPMGSSANKEGRCVAKTISGEKTPFNGVLGTGIVKLLNLNAARTGLTEKDAKDSGYEVESVIVPIDDKAHYYPDSKMIIIKLIADKNSKRVLGAQIFGEGNVDKQIDIVATAITFNATISDLQNLDLAYAPPFSTAIHPLGHVANVLLNKIDGAVKIVRYNDFIENQEDYKLADVNKTSQLEGIPFIDLATLNGKLDGFDYDDKILLVCARGKRAYLAYNRMKHFGYKDVQILEGGLALNREINTEMGVN comes from the coding sequence ATGAAAGTATTAGTAATTGGGGGAGTTGCTGCGGGAACTAAAACAGCTGCAAAACTAAAACGTGAAAATAGAGATTTAGATGTAACTCTTATAACTAAGGGAGAGAATATTTCATATGCAGGATGTGGACTTCCATACTATGTTGGAGGAGTTATAGAAAATAAATCAGATTTGATAGTAAATACTCCTAAGAGTTTTTCTGATTTAACTCAAGTAGAAGTTAAAACAGGAATAGAAGCTTTATCTATAGATAGAGATAAAAAAATAGTAAATGCAATAAATTTAAATAATAATGAAGAAGTTAAATTTAATTATGATAAATTGGTTATAGCAACAGGTGCAGACCCAGTAAAACCACCTATAGAAGGAATAGATTTGGAAGGTGTTTATTATATGAGAACTCCAAATGATGCTATAGCTGTTCGTGAAGTTGTTGAAACTGATAATATAAAAAGAGCTGTGGTAGTAGGAGGCGGGTTTATAGGACTTGAAGTTGCTGAAAACCTTCATGAAATGGGAGTTAAAACAACTTTAGTTGAAGCTATGGACCACATAATGCCAGGTTTTGATGATGAGGTATGTTCTTATGTTGAAGATGAATTAATGGAAAATGGGATAATGGTTTTAACTGGAGAAAGATTAATTTCTATAGAGGGAGATAATAAAGTAAAGAAAGTAAGAACAGATAAAAGAGCTATGAAAGCAGATATGATAGTAATGGCTGTTGGTATAAGAGCTAATACAAAGATAGCAAGTGATTGTGGCTTAGAATTAGAGACAAATAAAACTATAAAAGTTAATGAATATATGCAAACTAATGATGAAGATATATATGCAGTAGGTGATTGTGTAACAGTAAAAAATATACTAAGCGGAAAGCCTACATGGTCTCCGATGGGATCATCTGCAAATAAAGAAGGAAGATGTGTTGCTAAAACTATAAGTGGAGAAAAAACTCCATTTAACGGAGTATTAGGAACTGGAATAGTGAAATTATTAAATTTAAATGCAGCAAGAACTGGACTAACTGAAAAAGATGCAAAAGATTCAGGATATGAAGTAGAGAGCGTTATAGTTCCAATAGATGATAAAGCTCATTATTATCCAGATTCTAAAATGATAATTATTAAACTTATAGCAGATAAAAACAGCAAAAGAGTATTAGGAGCTCAGATATTTGGAGAAGGTAATGTCGATAAACAGATAGATATAGTTGCAACGGCAATAACTTTTAATGCTACAATAAGTGATTTACAAAATCTAGATTTAGCATATGCTCCACCTTTTTCAACAGCTATACATCCATTAGGGCATGTGGCAAATGTACTTTTAAATAAAATTGATGGAGCTGTAAAAATAGTAAGATACAATGATTTCATTGAAAATCAAGAAGATTATAAGTTAGCAGATGTAAATAAAACATCTCAATTAGAAGGCATACCGTTTATAGACTTAGCAACACTAAATGGAAAGTTAGATGGTTTTGATTACGATGATAAAATTCTTTTGGTTTGTGCTAGAGGGAAAAGAGCTTACTTAGCATATAATAGAATGAAGCATTTTGGATATAAAGATGTACAAATTTTAGAAGGTGGATTAGCTTTAAACAGAGAGATAAACACTGAAATGGGGGTAAATTAA
- a CDS encoding LysR family transcriptional regulator, with protein MIDFRLKTFIDLCETKSYTKTAKRLCITQPAVSQHIKYIESKYNIKLFDYIGKNLTLTKLGQDFLNNILKLKTMSLSIENDLKNSKCISKSLSFGATRSIGEFVMPNIIKNYLKDCPNANLSMVVDNTKTLLDMLKKGVLEFCFIEGHFNKADYETHLFSYEDFIFIASPENHLAKKSNLSLEDLFGENLILREQGSGSRDIFELWLYEQNYSNKNFNSLLQVGNINLIKDLVKNNFGISIIYKVAVMDELEKNELIMLDINSMKLSHEFNFIYLKDSIFASEYVDFFNKINNF; from the coding sequence ATGATAGATTTTAGATTAAAAACATTTATAGACTTATGTGAAACTAAAAGTTATACAAAAACGGCAAAGAGACTATGTATTACTCAGCCTGCCGTTAGTCAACACATCAAATATATAGAATCTAAGTATAATATAAAATTATTTGATTACATAGGAAAAAATTTAACTCTAACTAAGCTAGGTCAAGACTTTTTAAATAACATTTTAAAATTAAAAACCATGTCTTTATCTATTGAAAATGATTTAAAAAATTCAAAATGTATATCTAAATCTTTATCATTTGGCGCAACTCGTAGTATTGGTGAATTTGTTATGCCAAATATTATAAAAAATTATTTAAAAGATTGTCCAAATGCTAATTTATCCATGGTTGTTGATAATACAAAAACATTATTGGATATGCTAAAAAAAGGTGTTTTAGAATTTTGTTTTATTGAAGGCCATTTTAATAAAGCAGATTACGAAACTCACTTATTTAGTTATGAAGATTTTATTTTTATTGCTTCTCCAGAAAATCATCTTGCTAAAAAATCTAATTTATCTCTCGAGGACTTATTTGGAGAAAATTTAATTCTTCGAGAGCAAGGTTCAGGTAGTCGAGATATATTTGAACTTTGGCTTTATGAACAAAATTATTCTAATAAAAATTTTAACTCCCTACTCCAAGTAGGTAATATTAATTTAATAAAAGATTTGGTAAAAAATAATTTTGGCATATCTATAATTTATAAAGTTGCTGTAATGGATGAATTAGAAAAAAATGAATTGATAATGCTAGATATAAATTCTATGAAATTATCTCATGAATTTAATTTTATATATTTAAAAGATTCTATATTTGCTTCAGAGTATGTGGATTTTTTTAATAAAATAAACAATTTTTAA
- a CDS encoding YeiH family protein translates to MSTGMLMGLGACVILASVSTFLGNLQHIVGAPMIGLFLGALLGNIKPAKGDYKKGTTYAAKKLLKFGIILAGATLNFNAIIQTGGNALPLIITNICISFLTALLVGKALGVSINTRRLVGSGTAICGGTAIATVSPIINANDDEMAYALTAIFLFDVFAALAFPFIANSLNLTPDQFGLLAGTAISDTSSVVAAGDTFAKLVGVSSASELPVIVKLTRTTFLVVVAIVFTIVVVNEKRKEAQLVSAHALGNSSNEPKKSFGKIIMDVFPWFILGFLGMAILNTFGVFPESTSPFFKKGYKFLVTTALVGVGYKINIKDLFTKGAKPMILGGITWCSVAIVAIGYVLILM, encoded by the coding sequence ATGTCGACAGGAATGTTGATGGGATTAGGAGCTTGTGTAATTTTAGCTAGTGTTTCTACATTTTTAGGCAATCTTCAACATATAGTTGGTGCTCCTATGATAGGTTTGTTTCTAGGTGCTTTACTTGGAAATATAAAACCTGCTAAGGGAGACTATAAAAAAGGAACTACATATGCAGCAAAAAAACTTTTAAAGTTTGGTATTATTTTAGCTGGTGCTACACTTAACTTTAATGCAATAATTCAAACTGGTGGAAATGCACTTCCACTAATTATTACAAATATATGTATATCATTCTTAACTGCCTTATTAGTTGGTAAAGCTCTAGGAGTGTCTATTAATACAAGAAGATTGGTCGGCTCTGGTACTGCTATATGTGGAGGTACTGCTATAGCTACTGTTAGTCCAATAATAAATGCAAATGATGATGAAATGGCTTATGCTTTAACAGCAATATTTTTATTTGATGTTTTTGCAGCTCTAGCATTTCCATTTATAGCTAATAGCTTAAACTTAACTCCAGATCAATTTGGTTTACTTGCTGGTACTGCTATAAGCGATACTTCTAGTGTGGTTGCCGCTGGTGATACTTTTGCAAAACTTGTAGGTGTATCTTCAGCTTCTGAATTACCAGTTATAGTTAAACTTACTAGAACTACTTTCTTGGTTGTAGTAGCTATTGTATTTACGATAGTTGTTGTAAATGAAAAAAGAAAAGAAGCTCAACTTGTAAGTGCACACGCTTTAGGCAATTCATCTAATGAGCCTAAAAAATCTTTTGGAAAAATAATTATGGATGTATTTCCTTGGTTTATATTAGGATTTTTAGGTATGGCTATCCTAAATACATTTGGAGTTTTTCCTGAATCAACATCTCCATTTTTCAAAAAAGGTTATAAATTCTTGGTAACTACTGCTTTGGTAGGTGTTGGTTATAAAATAAATATAAAAGATTTATTTACAAAAGGTGCAAAGCCTATGATTTTAGGTGGTATAACTTGGTGTTCTGTTGCAATAGTCGCTATTGGATATGTGCTTATATTAATGTAA